From the genome of Cryomorphaceae bacterium:
CTGACCTGGAGCGTATTGTGAGTGAGTTTGGAAAGCTCGAAGTGGCGCTTCCCAAAGGTACATCCATCACCCCCGAGGTGATTGAGAAGCATGTAGGCATCAGTAAGGATTACAATGTTTATGAGCTTCAGAAAGCCATTGCAATGAAAGATTTGGCCAGGGCCTTAAAGATTGCCCGGCATTTTGCCAACAACCCAAAGGCTCATCCTGTAATTGCTACAAATGGCGCATTGATTGGTTACTTCACCAAACTGTATCTGTTTCATCACGTGCCGGATAGTCAGGCGGCATCGGCATTGCGCATTAACCCCTATTTTTTGAACGAGTACCGCACGGCGGCAAGAAATTTTCCGGTTGGAAAGGTAGAGAGTATCTTTGGTTATTTGCGCGAAACCGACCTGAAAGCCAAAGGAGTAAACAATGTTACGTCGGATGATGGCGCATTGCTTGAAGAGCTGATTTTTAAAATCCTCCATTGAGTGGGTTGCTCGTGCCCCGTTTAACCCCCGATTTTTTCCGCAAATCATAAAAATCCAACCGCAGGGCATTTCGGTGCAAATCGTTGGTAGATGGCGGAGTTGAATTCTGTACTTTAGCCGCCTGCATTTTTGAAAACCATGCTTTTGAACCCAAAAAAGTTACTCTTCACATCTGTTTTAGTGCTGTTTGCTGCGCTTGCAATGGCCCAGACTACAGGAACCGTCCGCGGCTTTGTGTACGACCGCGACGACGGCGAGCCCGTTATTTTCACCAATGTATTTTTAAAGGGAACCAACTTCGGAGCTTCAACCGATGTAAATGGTTATTACAACATTTCGCGTGTTCCTCCCGGTACCTACACCCTGATGGTAACCGCACTTGGCTACGACACCGCCAAAGTTGAAGTGGTTGTAAGACGGGGCGATGTGATTAACGAGCGCCTCCTGATTGGTGAATCATTGGTGCAAATAAAAGAGTTTGAGGTGTCGGCCGAGCGGCAGGAAGCACAAACGCAGGTGCAAATGTCGGTGCAGAAACTTACGCCCAAGGATATGAAGAGGCTGCCTGCCATCGGGGGCGAACCCGATCTGGCCCAATACCTGCAGGTTTTGCCGGGGGTTATTTTTACCGGAGACCAGGGAGGGCAGCTCTACATACGGGGAGGCTCGCCCGTGCAAAACCTGGTATTGCTGGATGGAGCCATCATTTTTCAACCCTTTCACAGCATTGGTCTTTTTTCGGTGTTCGATACGGAGATTATCCGGAATGCCGACATTTACACAGGCGGATTCAACGCGCGCTACGGAGGAAGGGTGAGCTCGGTAATGGACATTACCACCCGCGATGGAAACAAGAGAAGAACCAGTGGAGTAGTGGGAGCCAATACTTTTGGCGCAAGAGCCTTGCTGGAAGGCCCCATTAAAAAACAAACCGACGACGGCTACGGCTCATCTAGCTACATCTTCTCGGCAAAACACAGCTATCTCGATCGTACCTCGCCCAGCCTATACAGCTTTGTGGATCCTGAGGGACTGCCATTCAACTACACTGACCTCTACGGAAAAATATCCTTGAATACCAACAACGGTAGCAAGGTGAACTTCTTCGGGTTTTTCAGTGAAGACAATGTGAGTTACCAGGCGCTCTCTAACCTTGGCTGGCAGCAGTGGGGTGTGGGTACCAACTTCGTGCTGATACCCGGAGCAAGCTCTACCATCATGGAAGGTAATTTTTCGATTACCGACTACAATATCTCACTGAGCGAAAGTGATCTTCCCGCACGCACAAGCGGAATCAACAACTTTGATTTGGGGCTGCGTTTCAGGTATTTTCCCGGTGAAGACGAGTTCAGCTACGGGTTCAATATTACCGGATTCAGCTCAGATTTCAGCTTCTTTAACCAGTACGGTATTCGCATTGATCAGCAATCTACCAGTACCGAGCTAGCCGGGTTTATGACTTATACCAAGCGCCTCGGAAATTTTGTGCTGGAGCCGAGCTTCCGGGTGCATTACTACGGCTCACTGGGTGTTGCCTCGCCTGAACCCCGATTGGGAGTGAAGTACAACGTGACTGAAACATTCCGATTGAAAGCTGCCGGTGGGCTCTACAGCCAAAACCTGATTGCTGCCAATTCCGATCGCGACGTGGTAAACCTTTTTATCGGATACCTGGCAAGTCCGGATAATCTGCCTTCGACGTTGACGCTGCCCAATGGTAATCAGCGCGACATCATCAATCCCTTGCAGCGGGCCCAGCACGCCATTGTAGGTTATGAGTGGGACATTACCCGAAAAATCAATCTCAACGTAGA
Proteins encoded in this window:
- a CDS encoding TonB-dependent receptor, whose translation is MKTMLLNPKKLLFTSVLVLFAALAMAQTTGTVRGFVYDRDDGEPVIFTNVFLKGTNFGASTDVNGYYNISRVPPGTYTLMVTALGYDTAKVEVVVRRGDVINERLLIGESLVQIKEFEVSAERQEAQTQVQMSVQKLTPKDMKRLPAIGGEPDLAQYLQVLPGVIFTGDQGGQLYIRGGSPVQNLVLLDGAIIFQPFHSIGLFSVFDTEIIRNADIYTGGFNARYGGRVSSVMDITTRDGNKRRTSGVVGANTFGARALLEGPIKKQTDDGYGSSSYIFSAKHSYLDRTSPSLYSFVDPEGLPFNYTDLYGKISLNTNNGSKVNFFGFFSEDNVSYQALSNLGWQQWGVGTNFVLIPGASSTIMEGNFSITDYNISLSESDLPARTSGINNFDLGLRFRYFPGEDEFSYGFNITGFSSDFSFFNQYGIRIDQQSTSTELAGFMTYTKRLGNFVLEPSFRVHYYGSLGVASPEPRLGVKYNVTETFRLKAAGGLYSQNLIAANSDRDVVNLFIGYLASPDNLPSTLTLPNGNQRDIINPLQRAQHAIVGYEWDITRKINLNVEAYYKYFPQITILNRNKIFEDTDSQQPEVLRKDFIVETGNAYGLDFALKYEEKNFYLWTVYSLAYTDRWDGFVTYNPFFDRRHNVNIVASYTWGKDNRWSADVRWNFGTGFPFTQSAGYYGPKPTFADGIDTDVSQVNSNNVEIIFGELNEGRLPDYHRLDFSLSRIFTISKNSSIEATFSVTNIYNRENIFYVDRVRFEEVYQLPLMPSIGANWKF